The stretch of DNA CTGACCACTAAGACCAGTGTTCGGCTAAAGACCAGTATTCGACGACCAGCTATGAGGTACCGAGTTTGTCCCGTCCCGCCAGCCCTGTCCCGCCCGGAAGACCCCAGCCACGACGAGGGGCCCTGACGCCGACGTTGATTGTCGTCGCCCTGATTGTGGTTGGCTTCATCTTCTTCGCCAACGTCTGGACGGACGTGCTCTGGTACCAGCAGCTCGGCTTCTTCGAAGTGTTCCTGACCGAAAACCTGTCGCGCATCGCCATCTTCGTGGCCGGCTTCGCCATCATGTTCACCGCGGTGTTCTTCGCCATCCGGGTTGCCTACCACGCGCGCCCGGTCTACGCCCCGGATTCGGACATCCGGGACAACCTGAGCCGGTACCAGATCCAGCTCGAACCCGTGCGCCGCGTGGTCATGACCGGCCTGCCCATCCTGTTCGGCCTCTTTGCCGGCAGCGCCGCGGCCAGCCAGTGGCAAAAGGTACTGCTGTTCCTGCACCAGCAGCCCTTCGGCCAGAACGATCCGCTGTTCGGCCTGGACATCAGCTTCTACCTGATGACATTGCCCTTCCTCGGCTTCGTCACTGGCTTCCTGATCAGCGTCGCGATCGTGGCTGGAATCGCGGGCATCCTCACGCACTACCTCTATGGCAGCATCCGGATCATGGAGCGGGGCATCTTCACGAGCCGTGCCGCCCAGATCCACCTGGCCGTCACGGGGGCGGCGTTCCTGCTTCTGCTCGGCGTCAATTTCTGGCTGGACCGCTACTCCTCGGTGCAGAACAGTGGCGGCCGCTGGGCCGGCGCGCTGTACACGGATGTCAATGCCGTGATCCCCACGAAGTCCATCCTGGCCGTGGCCGCGGCCCTCGTGGCCGTGCTCTTCATCGTCGCCGCCGTGATCGGCAAATGGCGGCTGCCCGTCATCGGTACGGCCATGCTCGTGATCACCTCGATCCTGGCCGGCGGGGTCTATCCCTGGGTTATCCAGCAGTTCCAGGTCCGTCCGTCGGAGCAGACCTTGGAGAAGACCTACATCGAGCGGAACATCAGCATGACCCGTGCGGCGTATGGCCTGGATAAGATCCAAGAGAAGGTCTACAACGCCACCACTACCGCCACGACCGGCGCACTGGCCCCTGATGCGCAGACGACGGCCAACATCCGACTGCTGGACCCCAACTTGATCTCCGATGCTTTCTCCCAGATCCAGCAGTACCGGCCCTACTACCAGTTCCCGAGCGCGCTCAACGTGGACCGTTACATGGTGGACGGGAAGATCCAGGACACCGTCATCGCGGTCCGTGAACTCAACCCTGACGGGCTCAGCACCAACCAGCAGTCGTGGCTGAACCGCCATGTCGTCTATACCCACGGCTACGGTGTCGTCGCCGCCAAGGGCAATAAGTTCACTGTCGACGGCAAGCCGGACTTCCTGCAGTCCGGCATCCCGTCCACCGGCGTCCTGGGCACTGACCAGACCTACCAGCCCCGCATCTATTTCGGCCAGGACTCGCCCGATTACTCCATCGTGGGGGCTCCTGACGGTGCCCCGCACCGCGAGCAGGACCGGCCCGCTACCTCGGAAGGCGGCGGTGACACGCAGTACACCTTCACCGGAAACGGCGGCCCGAACGTGGGCAGTTTCTTCAACAAGGTCCTGTACTCGATCAAGTTCCAGTCCTCGGACCTGCTGCTCTCGGACGGTGTCAACGCCGATTCCCAGATCCTCTATGACCGCAATCCCCGGGACCGCGTGGAAAAGGTCGCGCCGTACCTGACCGTCGACGGCAGCGCCTACCCGGCCGTGGTCGACGGGCGGGTGAAGTGGATCGTGGATGGCTACACCACCAGTCCGTACTTCCCGTACTCGCAGCAGGAGCAGCTCTCGGCAGCCACTGCCGACTCACAGACGACGTCGGGCCGGACGGCAGCGTTGCCGAACAGCTCGGTCAACTACATCCGCAACTCGGTCAAGGCCACCGTGGATGCCTACGACGGCTCCGTAACCCTGTATGCCTGGGATGACCAGGATCCGGTGCTCAAGGCCTGGCAGAGCGTCTTCCCGACGTCGCTGAAGCCCTTCTCGGAAATGTCCGGCGATCTCATGAGCCACGTGCGCTACCCGGAGGACCTGTTCAAGGTCCAGCGCGAGCTCCTGGGCCGCTACCACGTCACCCAGGCGGACAGCTTCTACACCAACATCGACGCCTGGTCCGTGCCGAACGATCCCACCGTCAAGGATGAGGTCAAGCAGCCGCCGTTCTACATGTCCTTGCAGATGCCGGACCAGGCAAAGCCGGCGTTCCAGCTGACGTCCTCCTTCATTCCCCAGGTGGTCAATGGCGCCGCCCGGAACGTCATGTATGGCTTCCTCGCCGCGGATTCGGACGCCGGCAACCAGAAGGGGGTGAAGGCGGACAGCTACGGCCAGCTCAGGCTCCTGCAGATTCCGCCCGAAACCCAGGTGCCAGGTCCGGGTCAGGCCCAGAACAAGTTCAACTCGGATCCCACCGTGTCCCAGGCCCTGAACCTGCTGCGCCAGGGCGCCTCGGCCGTACTCAACGGAAACCTGCTGACGCTGCCGGTCGGCGGCGGCATGTTGTACGTGCAGCCGGTCTACCTGAAGTCCACGGGTGAGACGTCGTACCCTACCCTGCAGCGCGTACTGGTGGCATTCGGCGACAAGATCGGGTTTGCACCCACCCTGGACGAGGCCCTCAACCAGCTGTTCGGTGGAAACTCCGGCGCGGCGGCCGGTGACTCGGCCAACAAGGGGCAGACCCCGGCCACGCCCGGCGCCACACCGGGAACGGG from Arthrobacter sp. PAMC25564 encodes:
- a CDS encoding UPF0182 family protein; translated protein: MSRPASPVPPGRPQPRRGALTPTLIVVALIVVGFIFFANVWTDVLWYQQLGFFEVFLTENLSRIAIFVAGFAIMFTAVFFAIRVAYHARPVYAPDSDIRDNLSRYQIQLEPVRRVVMTGLPILFGLFAGSAAASQWQKVLLFLHQQPFGQNDPLFGLDISFYLMTLPFLGFVTGFLISVAIVAGIAGILTHYLYGSIRIMERGIFTSRAAQIHLAVTGAAFLLLLGVNFWLDRYSSVQNSGGRWAGALYTDVNAVIPTKSILAVAAALVAVLFIVAAVIGKWRLPVIGTAMLVITSILAGGVYPWVIQQFQVRPSEQTLEKTYIERNISMTRAAYGLDKIQEKVYNATTTATTGALAPDAQTTANIRLLDPNLISDAFSQIQQYRPYYQFPSALNVDRYMVDGKIQDTVIAVRELNPDGLSTNQQSWLNRHVVYTHGYGVVAAKGNKFTVDGKPDFLQSGIPSTGVLGTDQTYQPRIYFGQDSPDYSIVGAPDGAPHREQDRPATSEGGGDTQYTFTGNGGPNVGSFFNKVLYSIKFQSSDLLLSDGVNADSQILYDRNPRDRVEKVAPYLTVDGSAYPAVVDGRVKWIVDGYTTSPYFPYSQQEQLSAATADSQTTSGRTAALPNSSVNYIRNSVKATVDAYDGSVTLYAWDDQDPVLKAWQSVFPTSLKPFSEMSGDLMSHVRYPEDLFKVQRELLGRYHVTQADSFYTNIDAWSVPNDPTVKDEVKQPPFYMSLQMPDQAKPAFQLTSSFIPQVVNGAARNVMYGFLAADSDAGNQKGVKADSYGQLRLLQIPPETQVPGPGQAQNKFNSDPTVSQALNLLRQGASAVLNGNLLTLPVGGGMLYVQPVYLKSTGETSYPTLQRVLVAFGDKIGFAPTLDEALNQLFGGNSGAAAGDSANKGQTPATPGATPGTGTVDAKADLKAALDEANAAIKAGQDALAKGDFAGYGDQQKKLAAALQKAVDAEGKLGTVVAPTPSATATPSATPSK